The genome window TCAAGAGTCTCCGGAAGAACATCACGACACTAAACGAGCTCTTAACGGTGTTAGGCGCACGCTATACTTCTTGGCCGAAGGATCGAGCCGTCATTTCTGGGCTTCTTGCGGGCGTTGAGGTGGCACCGAAACACCCTCAGAAGGATATTTGGCAGCAGGACATCTATAAGGGCATTCTGAGGAAGATAGGCTCCGTTTCGCCGGGACACCTTTTCCATAATTCAGCGACAATGTCCAAAGTCTGCTGGTGTCCGACTAGTCTGTTCAATATGCCTATGACGGACCTCGAAGCCTCCCTAAAGGTCACAGAAAACCTAGACCTCATCGGGACATGGAGACGTATCCCGGTGGACTATGTCTCGGAGAAGAGGTACATCTGGAACGGTACACATCCTTTGGTAGAACAACAGCTTAGGTCTCATCTGCGAGCACTAGACAAATGCGCCCTGTTGGCTGAGTACCACACGGAATCGGTAGGTAGGGCCATTCTTGCTAAAGAAGTGGCGAAAGAACGGACAACCTCTAGCTATCAATATGTCGGGGCAGTTTATTTTCACCCCGCCCTGACAGAGGACGACTTTGATAAAGATGATTGGTACGGAACGGAAGCAATATTGCTAAATGATGCAGAAAGAATGCTGAGACGTGATGGAAGCACCTGTGAACTGGACGTGGGATTGTCGAATTTGCAGAGAGGGATGAGCGTCGAACAGTTCCACTTTTCAAATTGCGATCTGACAGGAGGAACGGAAAGGAGAAGCTCTTCTGAAACAGCAAGTCGGGAACATGATCAAGCGCACAATGATTCGGAACCCTCCCTCCTTACATCGACCGCCTTGACGGGAGATGAGGAGGCTGCCAAGAGCTTATTACGAAGTGTCGGACCTATCGCCAGGGAACCAGTTTCGCGGAGAACAGCATTGCATTATGCAATCTGGCGAGGGTACCGTGACATATTTAACATGAAAACAGCTGATTTAGATGTGGCTGATAGACTTGGACAGCAGCTCCTACATCTTGCAGCGGAACGAGGGGAAGTGAAGACTGTTCAAGATTTGCTTTTCAAGGCTGATCTGGAAGCACAATGCAAGAATGGGCAGACTGCGCTGCATCGTGCTGCCTGGGGAGGCTCCACTGCCATTGTGGAACTGTTATTGCAAAATGGAAGCCAAGCAACTGCGAAAGACAACAACGGGAATATTGCACTGCACATAGCAGCACAGATGGGATTTGAACCCGTAGTCAATATTCTACTGAAGGATGAGAAAATCCCTGTCGACGCGGAGGGGTGCAACAATCTGACACCTCTACATTTTGCAGCGATGAACGGGCACAAAGCAGTGGTGCAGTTGCTGGTGGAGAACGGCGCCAATGTCGCGGCTATGGACAGTAAGATTGGTTGGACGCCGCTGCATTGTGCAGCTGAAAACGGGGACGAAGGGTTAGTCAAGATACTGGTCGAGTACGGTGCCGATGTCAACGCAGAAGACTGCAAGACTGGTTGGACACCCCTGCATTTTGCGGCGATGAACGGGCACAAAGCAGTGGTGCAGTTGCTGGTAGAGAAAGGCGCCAATATCGAGGCCGAAGACAAGTACGGTTGGACGCCGCGATGGTTTGCGGAAATAAATGAACACTTGGAGGTAGTCGAGCTGCTGCCCAGCGAAGGCGCCAAGGACACCATTGCAAACGAGGATCGGTGGACACCTCTGCACTGTGGGGCAATAAGCAGCCAACAGGGGCTAGTAAAGTTATTGTTCGGCAATGGCTCTGACTTGTATTTTGAAGGCAAGGTGACCCCAGTGTTGTTTGCAGCCGAGAACGGGCTCAGGATTGGGTTCCAGCGGCTGCTCGAGAGGGGTGCCAACATCAAAGCAAGGGATAGCAACGGCCGCACGTCTTTGTGGCGCGCCGCCCAGAACGGCCACGAGGCCGTGGTCGAACTGCTGCTCGAGAAGGGCGCCGATATTGAGACGATGGATAATAACGGCCAGACGCCGCTATTGTGGGCCGTTGAGAACGGCCGCGAAGCCATAGTCGAACTACTGCTCGAGAAGAGTGCCAACGTTGAGGCGAAGGACAGGACCTTCGGCCGCACACCGCTGTGGTGGGCCGTCCAGAATGGGTATAAGGCCATAGTCGAACTGCTGCTCGAGAAGGGCGCCGATATTGAGACGATGGATAAGTACGGCCAGACGCCGCTATTGTGGGCCGTTGAGAACAGCCACGAAGCCATAGTCGAACTACTGCTCGAGAAGGGCGCCGATATCGAGGCGATGGATGATAACGGCTGGACGCCACTGTTATGGGTCTCCAAGAACGGCCACGAAGCCATAGTCGAACTACTGCTCGAGAAAGGTGCCAACGTTGAGGTGAAGGACAGGACCTTCGGCCGCACACCGCTATTGTGGGCCGTCGGGAAGGGACACGAGGCCATGGTCGAACGGCTGCTCGAGTTGCCAACGTTGAGGTGAAGGACAGGACCTTCGGCCGCACACCGCTATTGTGGGCCGTCGAGAAGGGACACGAGGCCATGGTCGAACTGCTGCTCGAGAAGGGCGCCAACATCAAGGCAAGGGATAGCAACGGCCGCACGTCTTTGTGGCGCGCCGCCCAGAACGGCCACGAGGCCGTGGTCGAACTGCTGCTCGAGAAGGGCGCCGATATCGAGGCGAAGGTCAAGTTCTTAGACTGCACGCCGCTGTGGTGGGCCGCCCAGAATGGCCACGAGGCCATGGTCGAACTACTGCTCGAGAAGGGTGCCAACGTTGAGGCGAAGGACAGGACTTTCGGCCGCACGCCGCTGTGGTGGGCCGCCGGGGAGGGGCATAAGGCTATGGTTGAA of Fusarium oxysporum f. sp. lycopersici 4287 supercont2.69 genomic scaffold, whole genome shotgun sequence contains these proteins:
- a CDS encoding uncharacterized protein (At least one base has a quality score < 10); translation: MGADSEELLKAFQKATAELKLCPNRVWTVARKHLPKLLPDWKSIPNSGSEHEEHSNYKGSSNHESCTFDFCEYSQRDFTAVQQRHECQVLHKCHEGHECQEGHRCQEGHECQEGRECKRRHCVQLRGLFPRKMLNNAAERGVSTVWGLDGKSMIEPPQPYMAISHVWSDGTGTGTRRDGVVNECLYTFFREIAKRFQCDGIWWDTLCIPREKAARNKAIQRIQSNYQDARITLVHDCFLRNWEWDPQTACFAILMSPWFSRGWTALELAKSRKVKVIFKGRCGPLIKDLDEEILAKDNEPDGPRKEASWIIKSLRKNITTLNELLTVLGARYTSWPKDRAVISGLLAGVEVAPKHPQKDIWQQDIYKGILRKIGSVSPGHLFHNSATMSKVCWCPTSLFNMPMTDLEASLKVTENLDLIGTWRRIPVDYVSEKRYIWNGTHPLVEQQLRSHLRALDKCALLAEYHTESVGRAILAKEVAKERTTSSYQYVGAVYFHPALTEDDFDKDDWYGTEAILLNDAERMLRRDGSTCELDVGLSNLQRGMSVEQFHFSNCDLTGGTERRSSSETASREHDQAHNDSEPSLLTSTALTGDEEAAKSLLRSVGPIAREPVSRRTALHYAIWRGYRDIFNMKTADLDVADRLGQQLLHLAAERGEVKTVQDLLFKADLEAQCKNGQTALHRAAWGGSTAIVELLLQNGSQATAKDNNGNIALHIAAQMGFEPVVNILLKDEKIPVDAEGCNNLTPLHFAAMNGHKAVVQLLVENGANVAAMDSKIGWTPLHCAAENGDEGLVKILVEYGADVNAEDCKTGWTPLHFAAMNGHKAVVQLLVEKGANIEAEDKYGWTPRWFAEINEHLEVVELLPSEGAKDTIANEDRWTPLHCGAISSQQGLVKLLFGNGSDLYFEGKVTPVLFAAENGLRIGFQRLLERGANIKARDSNGRTSLWRAAQNGHEAVVELLLEKGADIETMDNNGQTPLLWAVENGREAIVELLLEKSANVEAKDRTFGRTPLWWAVQNGYKAIVELLLEKGADIETMDKYGQTPLLWAVENSHEAIVELLLEKGADIEAMDDNGWTPLLWVSKNGHEAIVELLLEKGANVEAKDRTFGRTPLLWAVQNGHKAIVELLLEKGANVEVKDRTNRPHAAIVGPPGRGIRP